From Hymenobacter sedentarius, a single genomic window includes:
- a CDS encoding ABC transporter permease gives MSNLLWLLRMAWRDSRRSRARLLLFMASIVLGIAALVGINSFGDNLARSVREQARELLGADLVLSANKPFAPSLKPVLSRLGVARTREVSFASMAEFRPGKGVRLVQVRARDGGFFYGEWLTEPRAAAQRFTEPGAAPGALVDDVLLSQFGAKVGDSVQVGRVTLPIIGRVLKTPGQTGIATAVAPTVFIPARLVRQTGLLQRGSRVQYRRSFRFAPGTDVAAVIKPLQARLDKADIDVDTVASRQQQVGRAFADLTRYLSLVAFVALLLGCVGVASAVNLYVREKLAAVAILRCLGASGRQALMIYLLQTSGLGLVGAVLGAALGAAVQTMLPRVLGDFLPVAITVSVSWPAVLTGLATGLLMAVLFALLPLLSIRRVSPLRVLRVAFEDDTTAPDPLRGVVLMIIGLFILAFAYQQTHDWKLTLGFGAGLLVAFVALAGMGRLLMVLVRRFFPVGWGYVWRQGLANLYRPQNLTLTLITSIGLGTFLLATLFLTQALLLGRVQIAGRGSQPNLVLFDIQREQRAGVENLLRAQRLPVLQRVPIVTMRLLAINGRSSSALKKDTAGIPPWVLSREYRVTYRDSLNSSEKLTTGQAPTLGADGIPLISIETAYLKRAKLKIGDTLDFNVQGAPLRAIVGGSREIDRSRVQPSFLVLFPAGVLEEAPQFVVLLTRTPNTAVLAAVQQVLVRDFPNVSAIDLGLILQTVEDILDKISFVVRFMAGFSILTGLLVLSSSVVISRYQRVRESVLLRTLGASRRQILRITLVEYGLLGLLASLAGIGLAVLAAWALAVYVFEASFGPAVLPLLGLAGLVTALTASIGLFNSRDVLRRSPLEVLRAEG, from the coding sequence ATGAGTAACCTGCTCTGGCTCTTGCGCATGGCCTGGCGCGACAGCCGCCGCAGCCGGGCCCGGCTGTTGCTGTTCATGGCCAGCATCGTGCTGGGCATTGCGGCGCTGGTGGGCATCAATTCGTTTGGCGACAACCTGGCGCGGAGCGTCCGCGAGCAGGCCCGCGAGCTGCTGGGTGCCGACCTGGTTTTGTCGGCCAACAAGCCCTTTGCCCCGTCCCTGAAACCGGTGTTGAGCCGGCTGGGCGTGGCCCGCACGCGCGAGGTATCGTTTGCCTCCATGGCGGAATTCCGGCCGGGCAAGGGCGTGCGCTTGGTGCAGGTACGGGCCCGCGACGGCGGTTTTTTCTACGGCGAGTGGCTCACCGAGCCCCGGGCGGCAGCCCAACGCTTCACCGAGCCGGGCGCCGCACCCGGCGCCCTGGTCGACGACGTGCTGCTTTCGCAGTTTGGGGCCAAAGTCGGCGATTCGGTGCAGGTGGGGCGCGTGACGCTGCCTATTATCGGGCGGGTGCTGAAGACGCCGGGCCAAACGGGCATTGCCACTGCCGTGGCCCCCACCGTGTTTATTCCGGCCCGCCTGGTCCGCCAAACCGGCCTGCTGCAGCGCGGCAGCCGCGTGCAGTACCGTCGCTCCTTCCGATTCGCGCCGGGCACCGATGTGGCGGCCGTCATCAAACCCCTGCAGGCGCGCCTCGACAAAGCCGACATCGACGTGGACACCGTGGCCAGCCGGCAGCAGCAAGTGGGCCGGGCCTTCGCCGACCTCACCCGCTACCTGAGCCTGGTGGCCTTTGTGGCGCTGCTGCTGGGCTGCGTAGGCGTGGCCAGCGCCGTGAACCTCTACGTGCGCGAAAAGCTGGCGGCCGTGGCCATCCTGCGGTGCCTGGGGGCCAGCGGCCGGCAAGCGCTGATGATTTATTTGCTCCAAACCTCGGGCCTGGGGCTGGTGGGGGCGGTGCTGGGCGCAGCTCTGGGCGCGGCGGTGCAAACCATGCTGCCGCGGGTGCTCGGCGACTTTCTGCCCGTGGCCATCACCGTGAGTGTGTCGTGGCCGGCGGTGCTCACGGGCCTGGCCACGGGGCTGCTCATGGCCGTGCTCTTTGCGCTGCTGCCGCTGCTCAGCATCCGGCGGGTGTCGCCGCTGCGGGTGCTGCGGGTGGCGTTTGAGGATGATACCACTGCGCCCGACCCGCTGCGGGGCGTGGTGCTCATGATAATTGGGCTGTTTATTCTGGCCTTTGCCTATCAGCAAACCCACGACTGGAAGCTCACGCTGGGCTTTGGGGCCGGGCTGCTGGTGGCCTTTGTGGCGCTGGCGGGCATGGGCCGACTGCTCATGGTGCTGGTGCGCCGCTTCTTCCCGGTGGGCTGGGGCTACGTATGGCGGCAGGGGCTGGCCAACTTATACCGTCCCCAAAACCTGACGCTTACCCTGATAACCTCCATTGGGCTGGGCACCTTCTTGCTGGCCACCCTTTTCCTTACCCAGGCCTTGCTGCTGGGGCGCGTGCAGATTGCCGGCCGGGGTTCCCAGCCCAATCTGGTGCTGTTTGACATTCAGCGGGAGCAGCGGGCCGGCGTGGAAAACCTGCTGCGGGCGCAGCGGCTGCCCGTGCTGCAGCGGGTGCCCATCGTCACGATGCGGCTACTCGCCATCAACGGCCGCTCGTCCTCGGCCCTTAAAAAAGACACCGCCGGCATTCCGCCCTGGGTGCTTTCCCGCGAGTACCGGGTGACGTATCGCGACTCCCTGAATTCGTCGGAAAAGCTGACGACCGGCCAGGCGCCCACCCTCGGCGCCGATGGCATCCCGCTCATCTCCATCGAAACAGCCTACCTGAAACGGGCCAAGCTCAAAATCGGCGACACGCTGGATTTCAACGTGCAAGGTGCACCCCTGCGCGCCATTGTGGGTGGCAGCCGCGAGATAGACCGCAGCCGGGTACAGCCCAGCTTTTTGGTCTTGTTTCCGGCCGGGGTGCTGGAAGAGGCGCCCCAGTTTGTGGTGCTGCTCACGCGCACGCCCAATACGGCCGTACTGGCCGCCGTGCAGCAAGTCCTGGTGCGCGACTTCCCCAACGTGTCGGCCATCGACCTCGGCCTGATTTTGCAAACCGTGGAGGACATTCTCGACAAAATCTCCTTCGTTGTGCGGTTCATGGCCGGCTTCAGCATCCTCACGGGGCTGCTGGTGCTGAGCAGCTCGGTGGTTATCAGCCGCTACCAGCGCGTGCGGGAGAGCGTCTTGCTGCGCACGCTGGGCGCCAGCCGCCGGCAAATCCTCCGCATCACGCTGGTCGAATACGGCCTATTGGGCTTGCTGGCGTCGCTGGCAGGCATTGGCCTGGCCGTGCTGGCCGCCTGGGCGCTGGCCGTGTACGTGTTCGAAGCGAGCTTTGGGCCGGCGGTGTTGCCGCTATTGGGCCTGGCCGGACTGGTCACGGCCCTCACGGCCAGCATTGGGCTGTTCAATAGCCGCGACGTGCTGCGCCGCTCGCCGCTGGAGGTACTGCGGGCCGAGGGGTAA
- a CDS encoding ABC transporter ATP-binding protein, which translates to MSILRVENLTKTYASAGHALTVLHAVSFDLAAGDTFAIVGPSGSGKTTLLGLCAGLDRATSGSVWLSGIRLDALSEDQRAAVRNQHVGFIFQNFQLLPTLTALENVLVPLELRGQRGASHTALALLDRVGLADRAHHYPAQLSGGEQQRVSLARAFANRPAVLFADEPTGNLDPDTSERVVNLLFELNREAGTTLVLVTHDLELAALTQRTLRLRGGKVVEGQTTNAPSTLSHE; encoded by the coding sequence ATGAGCATTCTTCGCGTCGAAAACCTCACCAAAACCTATGCCAGCGCCGGCCATGCGCTCACCGTGCTGCACGCCGTGAGCTTCGACCTGGCGGCCGGCGACACCTTCGCCATCGTGGGTCCGTCGGGCTCGGGCAAAACCACCCTGCTGGGCTTGTGCGCCGGCCTCGACCGGGCCACTTCCGGCAGCGTGTGGCTCAGCGGCATCCGGCTCGATGCCCTGAGCGAAGACCAGCGGGCGGCCGTGCGCAACCAGCACGTGGGCTTCATTTTCCAGAACTTCCAGCTCCTGCCCACCCTCACAGCGCTCGAGAACGTGCTGGTGCCGCTGGAGCTGCGCGGGCAGCGCGGGGCCTCGCACACCGCCCTGGCCCTGCTCGACCGCGTGGGGCTGGCCGACCGCGCCCACCACTACCCGGCCCAACTTTCGGGCGGCGAGCAGCAGCGCGTGTCGCTGGCCCGGGCTTTTGCCAACCGCCCGGCGGTGCTCTTCGCCGATGAGCCCACCGGCAACCTCGACCCCGACACCAGCGAGCGGGTGGTGAACCTGCTCTTTGAGCTGAACCGCGAAGCCGGCACTACGCTCGTGCTCGTGACCCACGACCTGGAGCTGGCCGCCCTTACCCAGCGCACGCTGCGCCTGCGCGGCGGCAAGGTGGTAGAAGGCCAAACCACGAACGCTCCTTCTACGCTTTCTCATGAGTAA
- a CDS encoding lipase maturation factor family protein, with amino-acid sequence MDSPAPSVSQAPAGPPTYWLTRFVILRLLGAIYAVAFLVAINQIVPLIGSHGLLPVGTFLRRVSQVLGSDGAGFAHLPSLFWFWHSDTALLTVAWVGLALSCVVAAGWANGLLLAVLWVLYMSIVHVGQEWYGYGWEIQLTETGFLAIFLCPFFDWRPFPRYAPPMPVIVLFRWLACRVMLGAGLIKVRGDEVWRNSTALYYHFETQPIPNPLSRWFHFLPRIVLRLGVWFNWLAELVAPFFVFGPRLARHLAGTVMVLFQLNLILSGNLSFLNWLTIVSALACFDDGFWARLLPQRLVKRAEAAAAGAEESRPLRTAAWVVTAVIAVLSIRPVLNMVSPGQIMNTSFDPLDLVNTYGAFGTVGKERLNVVFEGTLDENPSDNAHWKPYLYKGLPVALNRRSPQIAPYQLRLDWQMWFAAMASPNEYPWTVNLVWKLLHNDPGALSLFANNPFPGRPPRYVRAIRYRYTFAKPGNEQGLWWTRDRLDVWLPAISTDNPRLLAFLKQTGWIP; translated from the coding sequence ATGGACAGCCCCGCCCCCAGCGTGTCGCAGGCGCCAGCCGGCCCTCCTACTTACTGGCTCACCCGGTTTGTAATTCTGCGCTTGCTGGGGGCCATCTATGCGGTAGCTTTTCTGGTGGCCATAAACCAGATTGTGCCCTTGATTGGCTCCCACGGGCTGCTGCCGGTGGGCACGTTTTTGCGGCGGGTGAGCCAGGTACTGGGGTCTGATGGGGCGGGCTTTGCGCACCTGCCGTCGCTGTTTTGGTTCTGGCATTCGGATACCGCCTTGTTGACGGTGGCCTGGGTTGGGCTGGCGCTTTCCTGCGTGGTGGCGGCCGGCTGGGCCAATGGGCTGCTGCTGGCGGTGCTCTGGGTGCTTTACATGTCCATCGTGCACGTGGGCCAGGAATGGTACGGCTACGGCTGGGAGATTCAGCTCACCGAAACCGGGTTTCTGGCCATCTTTCTGTGCCCCTTTTTCGACTGGCGGCCTTTTCCCCGGTACGCCCCGCCCATGCCCGTTATCGTGCTGTTTCGGTGGCTGGCCTGCCGCGTCATGCTGGGTGCCGGGCTGATTAAGGTGCGCGGCGACGAAGTGTGGCGGAACAGCACCGCCCTGTATTACCACTTCGAAACCCAGCCCATTCCCAACCCGCTGAGCCGGTGGTTCCATTTCCTGCCGCGCATCGTGCTGCGCCTGGGCGTGTGGTTCAACTGGCTGGCCGAGCTGGTGGCGCCCTTTTTCGTGTTTGGGCCCCGGCTGGCGCGGCACTTGGCTGGCACCGTGATGGTGCTGTTTCAGCTCAACCTCATTCTCAGCGGCAACCTTTCGTTTTTGAACTGGCTGACCATTGTGTCGGCGCTGGCGTGTTTCGACGACGGCTTCTGGGCCCGGCTGCTGCCCCAGCGGCTGGTGAAACGGGCGGAAGCCGCCGCGGCCGGCGCCGAGGAGTCGCGGCCCCTGCGCACGGCGGCGTGGGTCGTCACGGCGGTTATTGCCGTGCTCAGCATCCGGCCGGTGCTGAACATGGTGTCGCCGGGGCAAATCATGAACACATCCTTCGACCCGCTGGACCTCGTGAATACCTACGGGGCCTTCGGCACGGTGGGCAAGGAGCGGCTGAACGTGGTATTTGAAGGCACCCTGGACGAAAACCCCAGCGACAATGCCCACTGGAAGCCCTACCTCTACAAAGGCCTGCCGGTGGCCCTGAACCGGCGCTCGCCGCAAATTGCGCCCTACCAGCTGCGGCTCGACTGGCAGATGTGGTTTGCCGCCATGGCCTCCCCCAACGAATACCCCTGGACGGTGAACCTGGTGTGGAAACTGCTGCACAACGACCCCGGGGCCCTGAGTCTGTTTGCTAATAACCCCTTCCCCGGCCGGCCGCCGCGCTACGTCCGGGCCATTCGCTACCGCTACACCTTTGCCAAGCCCGGCAACGAGCAGGGCCTGTGGTGGACCCGCGACCGGCTCGACGTGTGGCTGCCCGCCATCTCCACCGACAATCCGCGCCTGCTTGCCTTTCTGAAACAGACCGGCTGGATTCCCTAA
- a CDS encoding ATP-binding protein: protein MKAYFKWILLLGHLGAAVLAHAQVPASRADSLQRQLTAAPPDTNRVILLTQLAYELAEFDPVTSARRARQALQLAQELGYVRGECQAYVWLGVGLRNTGDFPGAQLLLLRGLHLAETLGDQATIATVYNAMGRLKSEQHNYRPALGFYLRAKNIAQNTRKLTLLTRVTGNIGEAYFRLGVLDSAKTYLIEGYRLDMQQHDRVSEAGDLYALGVLAARQGQPEQARDYYRRSLRLAHIVTYLVSPVFLGMAELAQSAGQPDSVLYYGHRALAAGLAYHTPASVLAASNYLSRAYAARRDSAAAFRYLALANATRDSLYSQAKTIQMQTLDFSERQRLKDLADQQAQATARQRQNLLLAALLCAVPGLVLLWRHNRLQRRSNEQLLQLNEAVTQQKLELQGQHDQLDSSLTSLRAAQTQLIQKEKMASLGELTAGIAHEIQNPLNFVNNFSEVSSELLSELAEEQARSERDTALEAELVGDLRQNMAKITEHGQRAASIVKGMLEHSQNRAGERQPTDLNRLTDEYLRLAYQGLRAKDKSFNASLTTDFSTDLPPVTLVGVDVGRVLLNLFANAFYAVRQRQQQGDPGYQPQVGVRTVLLNQQVQIQVTDNGTGMPESVKEKIFQPFFTTKPSGEGTGLGLSLSYDIIAQGHGGTLTVESQEGHGTTFSMGLPV from the coding sequence ATGAAAGCTTACTTTAAATGGATATTGCTGCTCGGGCACCTGGGCGCCGCCGTACTGGCTCACGCTCAGGTGCCCGCCAGCCGGGCCGATAGTTTGCAACGGCAGCTTACCGCGGCTCCTCCTGATACAAACCGGGTGATTTTGCTCACGCAATTGGCCTACGAACTGGCCGAATTTGACCCGGTAACCTCGGCCCGGCGGGCGCGGCAGGCGCTCCAGCTGGCCCAGGAGTTGGGCTACGTGCGCGGCGAATGCCAGGCGTATGTGTGGCTGGGCGTGGGGCTGCGCAATACCGGCGATTTCCCAGGCGCTCAGTTGCTATTACTCCGAGGCCTGCACCTGGCCGAAACCCTTGGCGACCAAGCAACCATCGCAACCGTGTACAACGCCATGGGCCGGTTAAAAAGCGAACAGCACAATTACCGCCCAGCATTAGGCTTTTATCTGCGAGCAAAAAACATAGCTCAGAACACCAGGAAGCTAACTCTGCTCACGCGCGTGACGGGCAACATCGGTGAAGCGTATTTCCGCTTGGGGGTATTGGATTCGGCTAAGACCTACTTGATTGAAGGCTACCGGCTCGACATGCAGCAGCACGACAGGGTGAGCGAAGCGGGTGACCTGTACGCGCTCGGCGTTTTGGCCGCCCGGCAGGGGCAGCCGGAGCAAGCCCGGGATTATTACCGGCGCAGCCTGCGGTTGGCCCATATCGTCACTTACTTGGTGTCCCCCGTGTTTCTGGGCATGGCCGAGTTGGCCCAGTCCGCTGGCCAACCCGACTCTGTGCTGTACTACGGCCACCGGGCGCTGGCAGCCGGGCTTGCGTACCATACCCCAGCCAGCGTATTGGCTGCGAGCAATTACCTCAGCCGTGCCTACGCGGCCCGGCGCGACAGCGCCGCGGCGTTCCGCTACCTGGCCCTGGCCAATGCAACCCGCGATAGTCTCTACAGCCAAGCCAAAACCATCCAGATGCAAACCCTGGATTTCAGCGAGCGCCAGCGCCTGAAAGACCTGGCCGACCAGCAAGCCCAAGCCACTGCCCGGCAGCGCCAGAACCTGCTGCTGGCCGCATTACTCTGCGCCGTGCCGGGGCTGGTGCTGCTCTGGCGCCACAACCGCCTGCAGCGCCGCAGCAACGAGCAACTCCTCCAGCTCAACGAAGCCGTGACGCAGCAGAAACTGGAGCTGCAAGGCCAGCACGACCAGCTCGATTCCTCCCTGACCAGCCTACGGGCGGCCCAGACCCAGCTCATCCAAAAGGAGAAAATGGCCAGCCTGGGCGAGCTGACGGCCGGCATCGCCCACGAAATTCAAAACCCACTCAACTTCGTCAATAACTTCTCGGAGGTGAGCAGCGAGTTGCTCTCCGAATTAGCAGAGGAGCAGGCCCGCTCGGAGCGCGATACCGCGCTCGAAGCCGAACTGGTGGGCGACCTGCGCCAGAACATGGCCAAAATCACCGAGCACGGCCAACGGGCGGCCAGCATCGTCAAGGGCATGCTCGAGCACAGCCAAAATCGCGCCGGCGAGCGCCAGCCCACCGACCTCAACCGGCTTACCGACGAGTACCTGCGCCTGGCTTACCAGGGGCTACGCGCCAAGGATAAAAGCTTTAATGCCTCCCTCACCACGGATTTTTCCACCGACTTACCGCCGGTAACGCTGGTAGGCGTGGACGTGGGGCGGGTGCTGCTCAACCTGTTCGCCAACGCCTTTTATGCCGTGCGCCAGCGCCAGCAGCAAGGCGACCCCGGCTACCAGCCGCAGGTAGGCGTGCGCACCGTACTGCTCAACCAGCAAGTTCAGATTCAGGTCACCGACAACGGCACGGGCATGCCCGAAAGCGTGAAAGAGAAAATCTTCCAGCCCTTTTTCACCACCAAGCCCAGCGGCGAAGGCACCGGCTTGGGCCTGTCGCTCAGCTACGACATCATCGCCCAGGGCCACGGCGGCACGCTCACTGTGGAAAGCCAGGAAGGCCACGGCACCACCTTTTCCATGGGCCTGCCTGTGTGA
- the murI gene encoding glutamate racemase, with translation MTTAAAASAVSTAALAARPIGMFDSGIGGLTVARAVARRLPHERIVYFGDTAHLPYGDKSAAAIQAYSVKICDLLLRQHCKVIMIACNSASAAAYELVREYVGSKARVLNVIDPIVAHLGQAYSGRRVGLIGTKQTVNSNVYKKKVDDLDAGVDLQSLATPLLVPMIEEGFFKNSISDDIIGTYLSHAALADIDALVLACTHYPLIKEQIARYYNGRVDVLDASDVVAADAEAYLAARGLLAPSAATPPAHHFYVSDFTRSFEESTRIFFEHEVHLEHYPLWE, from the coding sequence ATGACTACTGCTGCTGCTGCATCTGCCGTTTCGACCGCCGCGCTGGCCGCCCGGCCCATTGGCATGTTCGATTCCGGAATTGGGGGCCTCACGGTGGCCCGGGCCGTGGCCCGCCGCCTGCCCCACGAGCGAATTGTATACTTCGGAGACACGGCCCACCTGCCCTACGGCGACAAAAGCGCCGCCGCCATTCAGGCTTATTCGGTCAAAATCTGCGACTTACTGCTCCGGCAACATTGCAAGGTGATTATGATTGCCTGCAACTCCGCCTCGGCCGCGGCGTACGAGCTGGTGCGCGAGTACGTGGGCTCCAAAGCGCGGGTGCTCAACGTCATCGACCCCATTGTGGCGCACCTGGGCCAGGCCTACAGCGGCCGCCGCGTGGGCCTCATCGGCACCAAGCAAACGGTGAACTCCAACGTATACAAAAAGAAAGTCGACGACCTCGATGCCGGCGTCGATTTGCAGTCCCTGGCCACGCCGCTGCTCGTGCCGATGATTGAGGAAGGCTTCTTTAAAAATTCCATCAGCGACGACATCATCGGCACCTACCTCAGCCACGCGGCCCTGGCCGATATCGACGCGCTGGTGCTGGCCTGCACGCACTACCCCCTCATCAAAGAGCAGATTGCCCGCTACTACAACGGCCGGGTCGACGTGCTCGACGCCTCCGACGTGGTGGCCGCCGATGCCGAAGCCTACCTCGCGGCCCGGGGCCTGCTGGCGCCCTCGGCGGCCACGCCGCCCGCGCACCACTTCTACGTGTCGGATTTCACCCGCTCATTTGAGGAAAGCACGCGGATATTTTTCGAGCATGAGGTGCACCTCGAGCATTACCCGCTCTGGGAGTAA
- a CDS encoding S9 family peptidase codes for MPNYLLALTSLAVSLPLAAQAQQPPALTAQDYARAERFMGYNTQALVDHSMGQPNWLGGDRFWYRVMTAQGSEFVLVDPAHKSKKPAFDHAKLAAGLSAASGKSYEATRLPFRSFAFSPDDKLVLFSSGGKKWQYDTASGQVSADPTPAPSPGAGANARNEIVSPDGQRAAYIQDYNLWMRDTKTNKLTQLTTDGAKDYGYATDNAGWTTSDKPVLLWAPDSRKIATYKQDQRAVSDMYLVTTNVGKPTLKSWKYPLPGDKDIITIERVIVEVEQPKVVKFQMAPDPRRGSLADDISAGNKGFDDVDWSPDGSQLAFVSTSRDHKVEKLRVADAATGNVREVFSETVPTQYESGQGDINWRYLPKTKEVIWYSERDNWGHLYLYDATTGKPKYQITKGNWVVTELLKVDEKARQLYFLADGREPGNPYFTHLYRVGMDGKHLTLLTPEAGNHRISLSPSGRYFLDSYSQPNVPTVSLVRSLDGKLVTPLEKTDISRLTATGWKAPTPITVKGQDAQTDLYGLMFTPTTLDPNKKYPVINYIYPGPQGGSVGSWSFAPARGDHQALAELGFVVVVLEGSCNPLRSKSFHDGCYGNMAENTLADQTAGMRQLAQRYPYIDLSRAGIWGHSGGGLAAASAMFRYPDFFKVGISESGNHDSRNYEDDWGERYIGLLTTQPDGTSNYDSQANATYAKNLKGKLMLAHGLMDNNVPPYNTLLVVEALIKANKTFDLVVFPNAAHGYGAYSDYMTRRRWDYFVRNLAGAETPQDYQLTAKPDPRNATL; via the coding sequence ATGCCCAACTATTTACTTGCCCTGACGTCGCTGGCGGTATCATTACCGCTCGCCGCGCAGGCGCAACAGCCACCCGCCCTCACGGCCCAGGACTATGCGCGGGCCGAACGATTCATGGGCTACAACACCCAGGCCCTGGTAGACCACAGCATGGGCCAGCCCAACTGGCTCGGCGGCGACCGGTTTTGGTACCGGGTGATGACCGCGCAGGGCAGCGAATTTGTGCTGGTAGACCCGGCCCACAAGTCCAAAAAACCTGCCTTCGACCACGCCAAGCTGGCGGCGGGGCTTTCGGCGGCCAGCGGCAAAAGCTACGAGGCTACCCGCCTGCCGTTCCGCAGCTTCGCGTTTTCGCCCGATGACAAGCTGGTTTTGTTTTCCTCCGGCGGCAAGAAGTGGCAGTACGACACGGCCAGCGGCCAGGTGAGCGCCGACCCCACGCCGGCGCCCAGCCCAGGAGCGGGGGCCAATGCCCGCAATGAAATTGTGTCGCCGGATGGCCAGCGGGCCGCCTACATCCAGGACTACAACCTGTGGATGCGCGACACCAAAACCAACAAGCTAACCCAGCTGACCACCGACGGGGCCAAGGACTACGGCTACGCCACCGACAACGCCGGCTGGACTACCAGCGACAAGCCGGTGCTGCTCTGGGCGCCGGATTCGCGCAAAATCGCCACCTACAAGCAGGACCAGCGCGCGGTGAGCGACATGTACCTGGTGACCACCAACGTGGGTAAGCCAACGCTGAAATCCTGGAAATACCCGCTGCCCGGCGATAAAGACATCATCACCATCGAGCGGGTCATCGTGGAAGTGGAGCAGCCGAAAGTGGTGAAGTTCCAGATGGCGCCCGACCCGCGCCGCGGCTCATTGGCCGACGACATCTCGGCCGGCAACAAGGGCTTCGACGACGTGGACTGGAGCCCCGACGGCTCGCAGCTGGCGTTCGTGTCGACCTCGCGCGACCACAAAGTGGAGAAGCTCCGGGTGGCCGACGCCGCCACGGGCAACGTCCGGGAAGTCTTTTCTGAAACCGTGCCCACGCAGTACGAATCGGGCCAGGGCGACATCAACTGGCGCTACCTGCCCAAAACCAAGGAAGTTATCTGGTATTCGGAGCGCGACAACTGGGGCCACCTCTACCTGTACGACGCCACCACGGGCAAGCCCAAGTATCAGATTACCAAGGGCAACTGGGTGGTAACCGAGCTGCTGAAAGTGGATGAGAAAGCCCGTCAGCTGTACTTTCTGGCCGATGGCCGCGAGCCGGGCAACCCCTACTTCACCCACCTCTACCGCGTGGGAATGGACGGCAAGCACCTCACCCTGCTCACGCCCGAAGCCGGCAACCACCGCATTAGCTTGTCGCCCTCCGGCCGCTACTTTCTCGACAGCTATTCCCAGCCCAACGTGCCCACGGTGAGCCTGGTGCGCAGCCTGGACGGCAAGCTCGTGACGCCGCTGGAAAAGACCGACATTTCGCGGCTCACGGCCACGGGCTGGAAAGCCCCCACTCCCATCACGGTGAAGGGCCAGGACGCGCAGACCGACCTCTACGGCCTGATGTTTACGCCCACCACGCTGGACCCCAATAAGAAGTATCCGGTTATCAACTACATCTACCCGGGGCCGCAGGGCGGCAGCGTGGGCAGCTGGTCGTTTGCCCCGGCCCGCGGCGACCACCAGGCGCTGGCCGAGCTGGGCTTCGTGGTGGTGGTGCTGGAGGGCAGCTGCAACCCGCTGCGCTCCAAAAGCTTCCACGATGGCTGCTACGGCAACATGGCCGAAAACACCCTCGCCGACCAAACCGCCGGCATGCGGCAGCTGGCCCAGCGCTACCCCTACATCGACCTGAGCCGGGCCGGCATCTGGGGCCACTCCGGTGGCGGGCTGGCGGCCGCCTCGGCCATGTTCCGCTACCCGGATTTCTTTAAGGTGGGCATCTCCGAATCGGGCAACCACGACAGCCGCAACTACGAGGACGACTGGGGCGAACGCTACATCGGCCTGCTCACGACCCAGCCCGACGGCACCTCCAACTACGACTCCCAGGCCAACGCCACCTACGCCAAAAACCTGAAGGGCAAGCTGATGCTGGCCCACGGCCTGATGGACAACAACGTGCCGCCCTACAACACCCTGCTGGTGGTGGAAGCGTTAATCAAGGCCAATAAAACCTTCGACCTGGTGGTGTTCCCCAACGCCGCGCACGGCTACGGCGCTTATTCCGACTACATGACCCGCCGCCGCTGGGATTATTTCGTACGCAACTTAGCCGGCGCCGAAACCCCGCAGGACTACCAGCTGACCGCAAAGCCCGACCCGCGCAACGCGACGCTGTAA
- a CDS encoding arylesterase, which produces MTVIRSSLVAGFALLLSACNSDPATETGRTAPAAPAVRSAAPKPAASSGKKRLLFFGNSLTAGYGVEPEQAFPALVGQKIDSLGLNYEVINAGLSGETTAGGRSRVGWVLRQPVDVFVLELGGNDGLRGIPLTDTRRNLQAIIDTVRRRSPDAQIVLAGMQIPPNLGQTYATDFKALYQEIAEKNQLVLIPFLLEGVGGSRRLNQADGIHPTPAGHRIVARTVWRTLQPLLEVPATE; this is translated from the coding sequence ATGACCGTAATTCGCTCCTCGCTAGTCGCTGGTTTTGCCCTGCTGCTCAGCGCCTGCAATTCTGACCCGGCCACCGAAACGGGGCGTACCGCGCCGGCGGCGCCCGCCGTCCGCTCGGCCGCTCCCAAGCCCGCCGCTTCTAGCGGCAAAAAGCGTCTGCTGTTTTTCGGCAACAGCCTCACCGCGGGCTACGGCGTGGAGCCCGAGCAGGCCTTTCCCGCCTTGGTGGGCCAGAAAATCGACTCGCTGGGGCTGAACTATGAAGTTATAAACGCGGGGCTGAGCGGCGAAACCACCGCCGGGGGCCGCAGCCGCGTGGGCTGGGTGCTGCGGCAGCCCGTGGACGTGTTTGTGCTGGAGTTGGGCGGCAACGACGGCCTGCGCGGCATCCCCCTCACCGACACCCGCCGCAACCTGCAGGCCATCATCGACACGGTGCGCCGCCGCAGCCCCGACGCGCAAATTGTACTGGCCGGCATGCAGATTCCGCCCAACCTGGGCCAAACCTATGCCACTGATTTTAAGGCCCTCTACCAGGAAATTGCCGAAAAGAACCAGCTGGTGCTGATACCCTTTCTGCTCGAAGGCGTGGGCGGCAGCCGGCGCCTCAACCAGGCCGATGGCATTCACCCCACGCCGGCCGGCCACCGCATTGTGGCCCGCACGGTGTGGCGCACGCTGCAGCCGCTACTGGAAGTACCTGCCACGGAGTAA